The DNA window CGGATTCGGTATATTCATCGTTTGCCGCGCCACCAGCCCGGCAGTCGGCGTAATGGCGTAACTGATAGAGTCCCGATAAGCACTGTGCAGGGCCATCATCGTCGTCAGGTCGCCACCAACGCCCGGCTTGGGGCTAATCCGGTAATCGGTTGGGCAGGGGTCGGTCAGTTGCGGAAAATCCAGCCGGAGCCGGTCGACCATCGCCAGCGATCCGATCAGCGATCCGAAATCGTTCCAATGCGTATCCGTCTGGCAGTAGATAGGACGCTCTTTCTTGGCAACACCCAAGGCCGGTCTTATATCGATCAGCGGTACAGCCGATTTCTTTTTCAGGTAGGTACTCAGCCGATCTAAATTCGACAGGCTATCCGCGCGTCTGATATCGTCGGGCAGGTACTCGGGATACATCGTGTACGAGTCCGGCACGACCATCACATACAGCTTCGTACCCTGCCGGGCCAGCTGTTTCTGGTAGTACGTCAGTCGATTGTTGATGGCCCGCAGTTCCTGCGGTTGCAGGGGGCTAATACCCCGGTGCTGATCAACGATTCCAGCAAAGTAATTGCCGGGGTAAAACCAGCCGTTCTTGCCAATCACCACTTTTTCGGGCAGGGGCGACTGCCCGAGGATGTTTAATTTCCAGCGGCTATAGGCGTAGAACAGCGCGTTGCGCCAGCCGAAGTTCTCATTGAAATACTGCTCATAATCGCGCACA is part of the Spirosoma rhododendri genome and encodes:
- a CDS encoding alginate O-acetyltransferase AlgX-related protein; its protein translation is MTAYPKNDRLDAPRPVFTAGVRRPSLRFRAMLAGCCFAVLLLMPALDQWLHLSVRFQSTEKRALAARPELHFPHVKTFVRDYEQYFNENFGWRNALFYAYSRWKLNILGQSPLPEKVVIGKNGWFYPGNYFAGIVDQHRGISPLQPQELRAINNRLTYYQKQLARQGTKLYVMVVPDSYTMYPEYLPDDIRRADSLSNLDRLSTYLKKKSAVPLIDIRPALGVAKKERPIYCQTDTHWNDFGSLIGSLAMVDRLRLDFPQLTDPCPTDYRISPKPGVGGDLTTMMALHSAYRDSISYAITPTAGLVARQTMNIPNPEMNLPSSRFVGPSPAMPRLLFIGDSFSYSMNQFVPQYFGESFLVRSNRLNMALARAEHADIVVVEIVERNLRKLADL